Genomic window (Chondrocystis sp. NIES-4102):
TCAATTCCATCTTCTCTGGGATAATAAAAAATAATATAATCCTCAACTACAAAGCCTCGTAAATTAGGAGCAAGTCTACTGTAACTTTTACCCATATTAGGAAAACCAGCAACTAACTTACATTTTTTACGAATAGCATCAAAAAGCTGACTAGCTGCTTTAGCATTTTGAAGAGCTAAATATTCACAAATATCATCGATATCTTTTATTGCTTCATCAGAAAAAGAATAGCTACTCATTAATTTTGTTCTTCAGCAATTTGATTTATTTTCTCTTGTAACCTCTCAAAAACTATTTCTCCATTTCTTACTTGTCCTTTAGCAATTTGTTCTGTACCAACAGCAATTTTATCTTTTAGTTCTTTAATTTTTCTTTCTCTTGCTTCTAGTAGTTTGAAGGCTTGTGAAATAACATCATCAGCATCGCTATATTCACCACTAGCAATCTTTTCTTGAATAAATTTCTCTTGTTCTGGTTTTAATTGAATTGTCATTACTTTAATCCTCTATTTTTTACTTATAATTGATTTAATTTCTAATACTAGCCCCTAGTCCCTAGCCTCCAACAACTTAACTACATTCTCTGCAATTCTTTCTTCCAATTCCCTCGCTTCACTATTTAACATTTCTAATTCTTCATTCAATTCTTCCAACCTTTCGGTAAAGTTAAAATCTTCCTCTTCTTTTTCTGCAACCCCTACATATCTTCCTGGGTTTAAACTCCATCCTTGCTCTTTTATCTGCTCGATAGTAGCTACATTACACAAACCAGCAACATCTATATATTGTCCTTGGGGGAAAGTCTCTTGCAGTAAAGCGCAATCATAAACAGTTTCTATATCTTCCTCGCGATATAACCTAACAATATTAGAGATAAACTGAATATGTTCTGGGGTAAACTCTCGATGCGCTCTATCTATCTGTTGGTAAATATGCCGAGCATCGATAAATAAAACCTTGTCTTTCCTTGTGGTATTAGTTTTACCTTTATCTAAAAACCAAAGAGTACAGGGTAAAGTTACTGTATAAAAGAAGTTAGAACCTACAGCAATCATTACATCTACTATTCCAGCCTCAATTAGCTTTTGTCTAATTTCCAATTCCGAACTTCTAGCATCACTAGCAGAATTAGCCATAACAAACCCTGCTCTACCCTGATCATTCAAAGCACTATAAAAGAAATGTATCCAGAGATAATTAGCATTATCCGCCCTCGGCATTCCAAATTGTTCTACTCGGATATCCCCTTTAATTCTTTCCTTATCTACTTTATCTACATTGAAAGGAGGGTTAGCCATCACAAAGTCAAACTTATTTATCCCCTTGTGGATATCTTCATAGTAAGTATTCGCCTCCTTAATATCTCCCGATAACCCGTGTACTGCCAAGTTCATCTTACATAGCCGTACTGTTTCCGTTACCCTTTCCTGTCCGTAAATACTAATTTCAGCATTAGGATTTTTTTGATGTCTGGCGATAAAAGAAGCACTTTGTACAAACATACCACCAGAACCACAAGCAGGGTCATATATCCTCCCGTGATAGGGTTCTAAGATTTCGACAATTAACTTAACAATAGAGGTAGGGGTAAAAAATTCTCCTCCCTTTTGCCCCTCACTCATGGCAAATTTACCGAGGAAGTATTCGTATATCTTCCCGAAGGCATCCCCTTCTAAATCTGTATCAATATCTATCTGGTTAAAATTCTTGAGCAATTCAACTAATAATCTATTCTCAAAGCGGTTATAAGTCTGAGGCAGAATGTTACTTAATTCTTCATTTTCAGCCTCAATAGCTTTCATTGCTTCGTTTATTGCTTTGCCTGTATCCTCACTCTCTGGCAGGTTAACTAGATAGGAAAAACGGGCAACTGCGGGTAAATACATTACTCCTCTAGCTTGATAATCTGCTTTCGATACACCCCGTCTTCTAAAACCTTCGAGCGAAACGTTTCTACCGTTGATTTCTAATTCTGCCTTGGTAAAGCGATAATCTGCATAGCGCAAAAATATTAAACCCAAAACAGGTACAGAATATTCAGAAGACTTAAGTTTAGAATTTGCCCTCAATTCATCGGCTGCATCCCATAAACGTCTTTCTAAGTCGGTTGTATTAGCTGGCATAAAGCATTTACTACGGTAGAATAGGCTTTCTATTGTAGGTCTTAATTTAGAGCTTATAAATACACCAAACCACGGCAATTTTTCCCCAAAATCAAGACTGTACAGTTTTTACCAACTTATGTTACAAATTGGCATCATTAATAACGCTCAGAAGTTTATAAAATAATTAATGACGTTAAACTAATGTTAAGACATATGATTATATGTAAATGGTGAAAACATAACCTTTAACTTAGTAAGTAGTCATTTAAGCCTTGCTATACTAAGCTCTATAGACATTAATCAAGATCAGAAAAATCCTGTTTACCAAAATTATTCTAAAATATGCAGCCTACCGATCAAAGTAAGTTTACTGAACAAGCCTGGGATGCGATCGTTAAATCCCAAGATGTTGCCAAATTATTTCAGAATCAAAACTTAGAGGTAGAACATTTGATCTTGGCAGCTTTAGAGCAGGAAGGATTAATCCAGACTATTTTAGAAAAAGCGAGTATAGATTCACTACGGCTCAAACAGCAGTTAGAGATGTTCACTAAAAGACAGCCGAGAATAGGCTCATCTCAACTATATTTGGGTCCTGGGTTAGACCGTTTGCTGGATAGGGCGGAAGATTGCCGTGTTAGCTGGGGGGATAATTTTATTTCCATTGAGCATATGTTGATGGGTTTTGCCGAAGATGCTCGTATAGGGAAAAAAACATTACGTGGCTTTAATTTAGATCCGCAAGATTTAGAACAGGTAATTAAAACCATTCGAGGATCACAAAAAGTTACCAAGCAAAACCAAGAAGAACAATATCAAGCCTTAGAGAAATTTGGGCGAGACTTAACCGAACAGGCAAAAGCAGGCAAACTCGATCCTGTAATTGGTAGGGACGAAGAAATTAGAAGAGTAATACAAGTGCTTTCTCGTCGTTCCAAAAATAACCCTGTACTAATTGGTGAACCTGGAGTTGGTAAAACTGCGATCGCTGAGGGATTAGCT
Coding sequences:
- a CDS encoding plasmid stabilization system, with protein sequence MSSYSFSDEAIKDIDDICEYLALQNAKAASQLFDAIRKKCKLVAGFPNMGKSYSRLAPNLRGFVVEDYIIFYYPREDGIDIARVVSGYRDLESLFLEDE
- a CDS encoding N-6 DNA methylase, whose protein sequence is MPANTTDLERRLWDAADELRANSKLKSSEYSVPVLGLIFLRYADYRFTKAELEINGRNVSLEGFRRRGVSKADYQARGVMYLPAVARFSYLVNLPESEDTGKAINEAMKAIEAENEELSNILPQTYNRFENRLLVELLKNFNQIDIDTDLEGDAFGKIYEYFLGKFAMSEGQKGGEFFTPTSIVKLIVEILEPYHGRIYDPACGSGGMFVQSASFIARHQKNPNAEISIYGQERVTETVRLCKMNLAVHGLSGDIKEANTYYEDIHKGINKFDFVMANPPFNVDKVDKERIKGDIRVEQFGMPRADNANYLWIHFFYSALNDQGRAGFVMANSASDARSSELEIRQKLIEAGIVDVMIAVGSNFFYTVTLPCTLWFLDKGKTNTTRKDKVLFIDARHIYQQIDRAHREFTPEHIQFISNIVRLYREEDIETVYDCALLQETFPQGQYIDVAGLCNVATIEQIKEQGWSLNPGRYVGVAEKEEEDFNFTERLEELNEELEMLNSEARELEERIAENVVKLLEARD